Sequence from the Lepidochelys kempii isolate rLepKem1 chromosome 7, rLepKem1.hap2, whole genome shotgun sequence genome:
GATCAGCTCCACAATATCAGGGCGAGGGCCAGGTCTCCCAGGGCTGAACCCCTGTGCTTGGGGGGTGGGTCGGATCAGGAAATAAGATCAGCAGAAAACCGGGCCCCTTTGGGATGTCACTGGTGCCCCCTACAGCTGGCAGCAGCTTCCCCTCTCGCCAGAGCCACACCTTGACTTGGGTCAGCAACAAAGTGGGCACTGCTTTAGTTACACTGAAATGATTTGGTTGGGTCAGCACCCCCTGGAGGTTTGCACTCACTCATCTGCTCTCTTGGCAGCAAATCAATAACATCAGCGCGATGCTGGTTCTGGCCAGGCCTGTCACAGGGCCCCGGGAATATGTGCTGGACCTGGAGATGGTGACTATGAACTCACTCATGAGCTACCGCTCCAGCTCGGTGCTGCGTCTCACCATCTTCGTGGGAGCCTATTCTTTCTAGTGCCCCAGCCTGGGTAAGACAGGGCTAGTTTGTGGAGGTGGGAATgtgtgcagtgatgagctgccaaaatcttaacaagttCCCTCCTCGCCCCATGAGGGaatcgttgcccacccccgcctcccgggactcctgccccatccacccccctcccctgactgcccccagaacagggttggagggtctcgtgggccaccatagtgggtgcccacccctaagagccagagacaactgctggggggcgaggtgggcagtcccagaggtgcttacctggggcagctcccaggaagcatctggcaggtccctctggctcctaggggcgggggagcgtctgctaccccactgatcacatcagaagtggtgccttaggcactgactccctgggtgctgagcacccaccggcagctccgcgcccagccccagatcacctcacctccgctgAATGCGCTGCCctgttctgcttctccaccccccagcttccacgaatcagctgtttggcgggaagccggggagggctgagaagcaggcggtggcttcgcactcaggcccagggaggcggaggtgagctggggctgggagtggttaccctatgcccaccccctgccccagctcacctccgcctccctgggcctgactgtgaagccgccacctgcttcccgtgcgtgcgaacagctgattcgtgggaaggggggggggggcggcggagaagctgagctggggccgggcagggagctgctggtggggctCTGCACCTACCAAATTTTCCCCTGGGGTGCTCcagccacttttggccagttaaatttagaagctgttttagaaccggttgtcccctcccggaacaaccggttctaaaagggcttctaaatttaacagccagcgaaccggctccagctcaccacggggtgtgtgtgtatctcCCTAAAGGGAGAAGGGGGGAGCCCCATTATCTCTGCTCCGTGCCCCTTCAGACCCTCCCTGACCGACAAAGATTGTACCCAGCTCTGAGAAGCCAGGAGAACAATCCTCTGCTGGAAACCATGTCAGGCGAGTTTCTCCCAGAGAAAGTCCCGAGGGGGCTAGATCCTGGGTCTCTGTCCCGTAGACAAAGGCCAATCGAAGCCAATGCCAGACACTCAGCCTGGAACTGCAGGGTGGATGTTTACCAGGGAGAGGGATTTGCCCTGGGAACAACTGACCTCGGGGGAGACTAGGGAAAAACTCTACTGCTCAGGGGCTTCCAATGCAGCTGGGCTGTATCCTTCTAGCTCGACCACCAGACTGGGGTTGCTGTGGGGGCATGCTCCAGCACATGAGAATGGAGCTGAGCTGAGGGCCATTTGCCCCAGTgtcctggcctgtgccagctgctcTGGGGGGTGTACAACTGTGCAAGGGGGCAGATTATTCCCCATCTGCCCCCTGGAGGTTCTCTCACCCAGCTGCGTTGTGGGCTGGGCTCAATGTCTGGCTGTAAAAGCGAGGAATCCCACTGCAGGTGGAGCCAGCCCACTCAGACCatggaacagtggggtggggggggtgtgaatTGTAACACTCTGCCTCCCCCTTTCCTTAGGGGCTGAAGCAGCAAAAAGCAGGGTCTCAGGCCCCAATGTTGCTGTTTTCTGCCCCTGCAGGTTGGCACCGGTCCAAAGGAGACAGCGCAGCCAGACCCAGCTCTGGAGAGATATCAGTGGGGTACGGGACCCCAGCTGCCACACTGGAAACTGACATGCAGCTGGACCCAAATCTCCCATccctccagcctgccctgggctctgcccctccctggctgGAGACCCCCGAGCTGGGCTCCTGCGCAGACCAGAGGTGTGATTTTGGCCAACTGTTCCACTTCCTGGTTTGAAAAAAGGCAAATTTCAGTAAAAGCACCAAGACCAAACCCCATATAAGGCAAAGCAGGTTGAGTGGGGGGTTCTGGTTCTGCCATCAGCACCATAGCTGATCAAGTGTGTGTGCGGGTGCGGGGGAAGGGTCCGGACAGCACTAGGCACAATTGTGTGAGTGTGAAGAAATAATTGGCCATGTGAAGCACAGGCAGATGTGCTTAAACATTGAACAGAAGCCCTTCAATAGGGGGCACTATCCCCGCCCAGGGTGGAGCGAGGGATGGGAGCATTCTCCCTTCACAGCCAGGACCAGAAGCTCAGCTCTGGGATGAGATAAAACTGAGCTGGAGTCCATTCCTGCTCATTAGCACCTCTTCCCATGCGATGGGGGGATGAACCCTGGCACCTGGACCCCCTTGCAGCGGTATCCCCCTCACCCCTAGCGGGAAGGAAAATCCCAGTAGGAACAAAGGAATAATCAAATTTATTGGAACAAGGGAAATACAAAGACTCATTAAAACAAACACTGGGGCCGAAAGCCCTAGACAGTCCTTCTACACACACCCAGAAGCCTCCCTCCCTGCAAGGCCACCATGCCCCCTGGGCGTACACCCCACAGAGGCAGAGTCACCACCTGACCGTTCtgccctgggagaagggagctggCTCCCTGGCCAGCAGCACCCTGTCGAAGGGCTACAGCACCCCTACAGTCCCCAGCTAGAGCACTAGGCCCAGGGCGAAGCCTGAGGTGCCGGGGTCCCTGGCAACAGGACAGATGAGATTCCCCCTGTTCAAGAGAGGGGGCCAGGGCTGCAGTACAGCTGGGAGAGTGTCCTGCTCAGGGCAGGGCCCAGGTTCCTGGGGGAGGAAGCACAATGGGGAAAGGGGTGTtagggccaggggaggggcataGCAGGAGGCCTCAACTTCCATCCATCTGCTACAGCCAGAAACTGAGCACAGAGAccctaggagtcctggctccctgcctccctctaGACCACAGGGACTAAAATAGCCCCAAAGCCAGGAGCTAATTCAAAAATCCTAAATAAGCTTTTGAAGACAGAGGGAGGTTTTACTGATCCTTGGAGTGAATGAATCAGCTGGACTGAGGGGGAGCCCGCGGCTGTGGGTTGGGGATAAGGGGCACGGGCAAGGGGGAACCTAGTACCAGGCTGGCAGGGGGCGTGGGTCAGGCCTGAGGGTCCACGCGCTGCTTACTCTCACCTCTGCAGTTTGCCACACTTGATGGTGCTCAGCAGCTTGTCCCTGCTCTCAGGGTCTGGGCAGGTAGAGTAGGCGGCCAGCAGGCTGATGGGGTGGAGACAGACAGTGAgggggggcagggacttgggctcccagcccccaagcTTTCTAgagtaggggaaactgaggcatggaacaaGACAGGCACTCAGTCAAATAggaaaggaacccaggagtcatggctcccagcccttccactGCTCTCCCaccaaaccccactcccctcccagagctggggccagaacccAGGCAGGTGGGCCCTGTACCTGGCCAGTGTGCTGTATCTCTCCAAAATGGCGGCTGCTTTCTCCCCGCTCACTCCACTGATCTGCATGAGCTGCCGAGCGAACACCTCACGCACAGTCTGGGCCTAGGGAGCCAGAGAGAAATGGGGGacagggggtcagagccagggagaaCTGCCAAGGTGTCCTCCAGTAATCCAGCCCTAGGGTAGGATCCTGGGAAAGGACAGAGccatcccagctcctggagccagccagtcccctgccctggatCACAGTCAGCATCCCCGGAAGGGGAAAGGCTccgtgtcccattccctgccccctaaGCCAGCCATTTCCCCTGTCCTGGGGACAGATCACAGCCAGTGCCCCCGACCCATTCCCTGTCCTGGGGCTGGAAACAGGGTCATGGCCACTCTGCCCAGTCTCACCTTGTTCTTGACAGCTCCCTCATTGAACTCCTGGAAGGTCATTAGGGTGCAGGAGTCGCTGTTGGGCTGCAGTGGGCCGCGGCCCTGAGACTCTTCCTTGGTGCAGCTCATCAGGGTCTTGTTCTGGGGAGGAAAGGGGCACCTCATAAATCCAACCAACCATCCCCTACTCCTGGCTGGCACCCCTCACTCCAGatgcacagccccctgctagcctagccccaggctccctcttcccagctctgccaccccctctcactcctgacccacagcgcccagccctgggctcccaaaCCCCCATCTCTGCCACCCCCTCTCACGCCCAACCCACAGCCTccagctagcccagccctggactccccctcccccagatctgCCGGTGCCTCTCACTCTTAACCCACAGCCCTGTGCTAGCCCAGCCatgtgcacccctccccccagctctgccagtgcccctcagtcctgacccccagcccagcccagccctgagctctgtTTCCCTCCCGCAGCCCCTTGCTCACCCCATACAGGCTATTCAGATGACGTGTCATGATGGTCAGATACGCAGCTGATTCCCGCAGGTCACGGGTGCGTTTGACAAAGAAGCCATCCACtacctgggtgtgggggaagagagcATTAGGGAGTGGGGCTAGTGGGCGGGGAAGACAGTGCATCTGGGTTCACAGCCTCCTTGAGGTTCAAATTTTCTGGCCTTAACCCTGTGCTATTGTTAGGGGGATCGGACACAGAAGGGCCCCTGCATCTGGGTGCTGGGTTGGGGAATCCGTAGCTGGATGCTGGTGGTCACCTGATGCAGGGCGCTCTGTGGGAGGCTCAGGAGCTGTATGTGTATGGGAGGGGAGTGTCCTGCGGGGGGGTTGCTGTACCAGAGTACTGGGCAGGGGTCCCCATACCTGGGTGCTGGTGGCTGCCTGCTGCAGAGTGCTCTCGGGCAGGCTCAGGTGCTGGGTCGATCCAGATTCCTCCAGCAGGTAGATGGGATGGCGCAGGCCACAGCGACGCAGACGGAactggggggtggagtgggggggttaGCATGGGAGGGAGATCCACCCTGGCTCCCACCTTATGAGTCCATCCAGACAGCCCCCAGATCCCCTCCTCAATCCCTCAGGCACCCCATTCCCCCGCACCTTCTGCTCACGGAAGCGCCCGTCGATGATGCTCCCACACAGGTCAGCCATTCGCTTCCGCTCCACCACGTAGTCCAGGGCCAGCTCCTGCGCTGGGGGCaggtgcagctgccctggggTGAGATGGGATTCAGGAAGGGGAGAacaagaccccactcccctgtccATGCATGGCCAGAATGAGGCAATCTTGGTGCTGTGAGGCTCTGCCACCCCCATATTTTCTCCCACACACACTTGGAGTGGCAGCCAGGGACCCCCCCCAGTACCTCTACCCTAGTGCCAGGGTAGTGCCGCACTGGGACGTGTGGGGTGGGGCCACCCCTCAGAGCTCAGGCAGCACCAGTTACACTCAAGgagccctccctccctgctggccTGGGGGCTCCTACCTGGACGGGGCTGGACTCTCTCACGGGCGACCCACATGAAGTCCCCCACATGCAGCTTGCGCACGTCGAAGGGCACGGCATTCCTGCGCAGCTCAGCCATCAGGTCCTGCTTCCGGGCCGCTGGGCCACTGTAGGGAGAGACGGGGTGGGACTGGGGCCTGCTCAGGAGGCCCCTGAGATGCCCCCAACCCTCCTGGACACTGAGTGAcctccccacctcagcccccagagcccagcctgcCTGGGATCCCCATAATAAGCCTCCCTGCTCAGGATGCCCtataaccccctcccccagtccccccGGCCAGAAGCTCGGGCCCCCCAGCGCACCCCATGGTCTCGATGAAATCCACACACAGGATGATGTCAAACTGGCCAGGTCTCAGCACGAATTCAGGGTCATGGGGCCTCTGCCCTCCAGAGCCACCTGCTGTCCCCTCCAGGGGTCCCAGGGCACTGTCAAGCCTGCAGCAAAGTGGGGCAGACAGCACAGTGAGAACACAGCCCTGGAGAGGGGCCAGGAAAGGTGGGGAAGTCCTGTCCCAGCCCGCCACAGAGAGCACAGGGCTGCGGAAAGTTGGGAGCTtctgctacaatgatcagcaaAGAACGGGTTAACATTGCCAGTGGCTGGGTCTAGAGAGAGCACAATGAATGGAGCCCAACTATTAGtccccacttcccttccccctccctcgaCTCCCACCACCTCTGCTCGAACGTGCTAGATCCCACTCCCCCCAGTGCtgcagaactcaggagtcctggctcccagcccgtcccccccccacccccccccccgtgagtACACCCCGGCTCACACAGGCTGTCTGGAGCTGGCACTCACAGCTGGGGCTCTGGGCGCAGTTTCTCCTCCCCAGCAGGATCCGTGGGCTCTGTGCCCTGGGGTGTCTTGGATTCTGGGGCTCGACCCTCTGAAATCAGGGCCTGCTCCACAGCCACAAGCCTCTGGGCTAGCACCAGCCCCTGCGGTGTCAGAGAGTACCTGCGGGGAGCAAAGGGCATCTGTACCCACTGAgtcccctctgctgcccccacaGCCTGGCACCTCCCGAGTCCCCAGCCTTGCAGCACGGCACTATTACTGAACCCCTAGCAAACCTCCAGGCAGCACAAAACCCCCTactgaaccccccaccccacctgccctgcccctatTAAGCCTCTGTGAGGATATAGGGAAGGCGTGGGTACAATCTAGGCACTCCgagtgggagcaggaactggCTGCCTGGCTCCTTCCCACGCGGGACACTCCCTTTGAGGTGCAGCCTTTCACCTACCCGACGCCTTGTTCGCCCCCACAGTGGGCGGAGAGTCCGAGGGCCGGTGGCAAAGGAGTCACAGAGCAGCGTCGACGTGAGGTGCTCGGCCACAGCAATGGACTCACCCTAGACCTACACAACAGACTGGCCCCCCCAGGAGagctggggtagcagcagcaggcggCCTGGGCAGTGAGGTCCTGGGGCCGGGCTCTCCTGGTGCGGCTGATGAGGGAGTCACTGGTCAGAGGAGGCTGGACAGTTATAAAGGGGAGGAGCTAAGCTCTTGGGAGGTTTGGGCCATTTTCGACAGAGTAGCCTTGAAGCAGGGGCCCTGCCTGAGCCCAGCTGGGTGGAGGCCTCCCCAGGGAAGGGGAGCTAGTGGCAGGCACTGCAGGCAGGAGGTCGGGCTGCAGGATCTGAGCTCTCTCTGCTGCATGTGATGAGGTCAAAGGGCAGCAGGTGAGTTTCGGGGTGGGGTCCGGGTGCGATATGTACTTCACAGCTGCTGCGGGGCTCCTGTGGGAGCTGAGCTGGACCCAGAAAGCTCACACCTTGGGACAGGGGCTGAGTATGGGACAGTCTAAGCTCATAGGAGGAGCTGTACCCTTAGTGTGCCAAGGGACCAAAACGGGGGCAGGGACTGGACTCTGCTCAGGCTCTGGGAGACTTAAACACCCAGGGCCCCAGAGGCTGGATTCCCCTCCCTGCAGGCTGGTGGGCAGTAAGCGTGTGCCCAGTAACATGGACTAGGGGACCAGCTTATGGCACTCATCCCAGTGCAGAATAAGCTGTAAGCTTGGGCGGCGGGGGCTGTGATGTTCCATGCAGGTATCCTCCAGCAGACCAGGGTGCACCAGCCTAGCTGTCCACCAGATGGAGATGGTGACCAACCCTCCCATTAGATGCTCTCCTTTCAGTCAAGGGGAAAATGCCCATGACCTGGAAAAGAATATATCTGACATGCTCGCCTTGGGGGGATTCAGCTGCCCAACAGTGCCTGGGCCATAGCTGTGGTGCTGGCACCCACACAGCAGGGGGCGATGGTTTCTCTGTGGATTAGGGAAAGTGTCATGCAACCACAGTGTCTGACGCTTAGCCCATGCCTTCAATGGAAGAGATTCTAGACAAGTGGGGATGCATGTTACCGTAGCACCATGGAGCTCACCAAGGACGACTGGCAGGTACCAGGTGCCTTCACCCCTCAGCGGAGCTCTAGGATTTCCTGGTTTTACTCTCTGTCCTAAAGGGGCATCTATCATCTTTCAGCGTCTGGTAGCTCAGTTACGAATGGAGAACTTGGCCTAAGCATATGTTGATGACATTTCTAGCCACATCTGGGAAGAGCATGTGGCCTAGGTTAGGGGGGTACCTGACCCCCTCAAAGATGGAAAGTGTAGAGTGGGGATTGCTGAGGTGGCTTATCTAGGACACAAGGTGGGGAGTAGCTGTAGAAGGCCAGAATCTGCAAAGGTGGAGGCTGTTAAGGACTGGCCTGCTTCCCAAACCAAGAAACAGACCTACTCCTTCAGTGGGATGGCAGGGTATTACTGGAGATTTGTAATGCAATTAGCTCCTgagctgctcccagcactgagctGTATCGAAGGGCGAGCCAGACAAAGCGCTCTGGATGGCCCAGCGTCAAAGGGCATTCTGGGCCTTGAAAGAAACCCCCCCAGCTGAAACAAAGGAACAAGCTGTCAAGGGGCTGGTTTGAAGGTTGCTGCTGTGAACAGACAGGACACCTGCATGGACAGAGTGAAGATGGAGCGCAGAGAACCAGGGAGTggcaaagctgctgctgctaccaacATGGACTCTAAGTGTGGCTTTCCCAGGCCGGCCTGAGGACCCTGTGACACTGGATCCCAAGTGACTAATCAATGCTCCTTCGGCCTGGCCATGCTGCCCTGCCTCACTGCAGATCCTGGTATCGCTCCCTAGGAAGGAAAAGCTGCTGCAGGAGTTCTGATTTCTGCAGCAAGCCCAGCGGAGACCCACAGTGAGTTACTAAGGCTG
This genomic interval carries:
- the MUS81 gene encoding crossover junction endonuclease MUS81 isoform X3 → MAAPRRLGRKKPVPACPNPLFVQWLTEWRDEAAEKGKKTQFVYQRALGSLRRYPLPLDSGREAAILQHFGDGICRRLDERLERHRAEQGADAPLEAMGRASPSRGGQESDPPGTEHRSLNNPSASQTLLGDLEPPPTRKARPPRQYVPAPHSGAYAVLLALYKDSMSPRSRGFLTKPELQRAAQPLCDKSFTLVDPGNRYTAWASVGTLIRKELVLKTNVPARLDSALGPLEGTAGGSGGQRPHDPEFVLRPGQFDIILCVDFIETMGGPAARKQDLMAELRRNAVPFDVRKLHVGDFMWVARERVQPRPGQLHLPPAQELALDYVVERKRMADLCGSIIDGRFREQKFRLRRCGLRHPIYLLEESGSTQHLSLPESTLQQAATSTQVVDGFFVKRTRDLRESAAYLTIMTRHLNSLYGNKTLMSCTKEESQGRGPLQPNSDSCTLMTFQEFNEGAVKNKAQTVREVFARQLMQISGVSGEKAAAILERYSTLASFPYSRKLGGWEPKSLPPLTVCLHPISLLAAYSTCPDPESRDKLLSTIKCGKLQRNLGPALSRTLSQLYCSPGPLS
- the MUS81 gene encoding crossover junction endonuclease MUS81 isoform X1, with protein sequence MAAPRRLGRKKPVPACPNPLFVQWLTEWRDEAAEKGKKTQFVYQRALGSLRRYPLPLDSGREAAILQHFGDGICRRLDERLERHRAEQGADAPLEAMGRASPSRGGQESDPPGTEHRSLNNPSASQTLLGDLEPPPTRKARPPRQYVPAPHSGAYAVLLALYKDSMSPRSRGFLTKPELQRAAQPLCDKSFTLVDPGNRYTAWASVGTLIRKELVLKTNVPARYSLTPQGLVLAQRLVAVEQALISEGRAPESKTPQGTEPTDPAGEEKLRPEPQLLDSALGPLEGTAGGSGGQRPHDPEFVLRPGQFDIILCVDFIETMGGPAARKQDLMAELRRNAVPFDVRKLHVGDFMWVARERVQPRPGQLHLPPAQELALDYVVERKRMADLCGSIIDGRFREQKFRLRRCGLRHPIYLLEESGSTQHLSLPESTLQQAATSTQVVDGFFVKRTRDLRESAAYLTIMTRHLNSLYGNKTLMSCTKEESQGRGPLQPNSDSCTLMTFQEFNEGAVKNKAQTVREVFARQLMQISGVSGEKAAAILERYSTLASFPYSRKLGGWEPKSLPPLTVCLHPISLLAAYSTCPDPESRDKLLSTIKCGKLQRNLGPALSRTLSQLYCSPGPLS
- the MUS81 gene encoding crossover junction endonuclease MUS81 isoform X2; translated protein: MAAPRRLGRKKPVPACPNPLFVQWLTEWRDEAAEKGKKTQFVYQRALGSLRRYPLPLDSGREAAILQHFGDGICRRLDERLERHRAEQGADAPLEAMGRASPSRGGQESDPPGTEHRSLNNPSASQTLLGDLEPPPTRKARPPRQYVPAPHSGAYAVLLALYKDSMSPRSRGFLTKPELQRAAQPLCDKSFTLVDPGNRYTAWASVGTLIRKELVLKTNVPARYSLTPQGLVLAQRLVAVEQALISEGRAPESKTPQGTEPTDPAGEEKLRPEPQLLDSALGPLEGTAGGSGGQRPHDPEFVLRPGQFDIILCVDFIETMGGPAARKQDLMAELRRNAVPFDVRKLHVGDFMWVARERVQPRPGQLHLPPAQELALDYVVERKRMADLCGSIIDGRFREQKFRLRRCGLRHPIYLLEESGSTQHLSLPESTLQQAATSTQVVDGFFVKRTRDLRESAAYLTIMTRHLNSLYGNKTLMSCTKEESQGRGPLQPNSDSCTLMTFQEFNEGAVKNKAQTVREVFARQLMQISGVSGEKAAAILERYSTLASLLAAYSTCPDPESRDKLLSTIKCGKLQRNLGPALSRTLSQLYCSPGPLS